From Plasmodium yoelii strain 17X genome assembly, chromosome: 11, a single genomic window includes:
- a CDS encoding proteasome subunit alpha type-4, putative, translated as MARRYDSRTTTFSPEGRLYQVEYALEAINNASITIGIITNDGVILGADKVFISKLINKANNFEKIYKIDDHIFCGVAGLNADANILINQSRLYAQRYLYNYNDVEPVAQLVVQICDIKQSYTQYGGLRPYGVSFLIAGYDTKEGYQLYHTDPSGNYSGWFATAIGTNNLTASSILKQEWKKDMTLQEGLLLAIKTLAKSTDSEIPKCEKIELAYLSNKDGKVIQKYLTEKEIAELIKIYTQQNVKK; from the exons atggctAGAAGATATGATAGTAGGACGACAACATTTTCCCCAGAAGGAAGATTATATCAAGTAGAATATGCTCTTGAAGCTATAAATAATGCAAGTATAACAATAGGAATAATAACTAATGATGGAGTAATATTAGGTGCTGATAAAGTATTTATATCAAAGTTAATAAATAAAgctaataattttgaaaaaatttacaaaatcGATGATCATATATTTTGTGGAGTAGCAGGATTAAATGCTGATGCaaacatattaataaatcaaTCACGATTATATGCACAaagatatttatataattacaaTGATGTTGAACCAGTAGCACAATTAGTAGTTCAAATATGTGATATTAAACAAAGTTATACCCAATATGGTGGATTAAGACCATATGGAGTTAGCTTTTTAATTGCTGGCTATGATACAAAAGAAGGATATCAACTTTATCATACTGATCCTAGTGGAAATTATTCTGGATGGTTTGCTACAGCTATCGGTACAAATAATTTAACAGCTAGTTCCATTCTTAAGCAg gaaTGGAAAAAAGATATGACCCTGCAAGAAGGTTTATTGCTAGCTATAAAAACGCTAGCTAAGAGCACAGATAGTGAAATCccaaaatgtgaaaaaattgAATTAGCATATTTGTCAAATAAAGACGGAAAAGTTATCCAAAAGTATTTAACAGAGAAAGAGATAGCagaattaattaaaatatatacacaacaaaatgttaaaaaataa
- a CDS encoding multicatalytic endopeptidase Y13180, which produces MSYDRAITVFSPDGHLLQVEHALEAVKKGGCAVAIKSSNFAVLAVEKKNIPKLQNPRTTEKLVKLDEHTCLAFSGLNADARILVNKTRLECQRYYLNMDQPAPVDYIAKYVARIQQKFTHRGGVRPFGIATLITGFKNNKEICIYQTEPSGIYASWKAQAIGKNAKVVQEFLEKNYQENMEKNECLLLALKAIFEVVELSSKNVELALLTEEELKYIDEQEVNSLVEIIDNERTKKNAQNE; this is translated from the exons ATGAGTTATGATAGAGCTATAACAGTATTTAGTCCAGATGGGCATTTATTACAAGTAGAGCATGCTTTAGAAGCAGTAAAAAAAGGTGGTTGTGCAGTGGCCATAAAAAGTTCAAATTTCGCTGTTTTGGctgttgaaaaaaaaaatatcccAAAACTTCAGAACCCAAGAACAACAGAAAAGTTAGTTAAACTTGATGAGCATACTTGTTTGGCTTTCTCAGGTTTAAATGCAGATGCACGAATTTTAGTTAATAAG ACTCGTTTGGAATGTCAAAGATATTACTTAAATATGGATCAACCTGCACCTGTTGATTATATAGCAAAATATGTTGCCAGAATACAACAAAAGTTTACTCATAGAGGAGGGGTTCGACCTTTTGGAATAGCAACATTGATAACtggatttaaaaataataaagaaatttgtatatatcaAACTGAACCTAGTGGGATATATGCATCTTGGAAAGCCCAAGCAATAGGGAAGAATGCTAAGGTTGTTCAGgaatttttagaaaaaaattaccaagaaaatatggaaaaaaatgagtGTCTTCTTTTGGCTTTGAAGGCTATATTTGAG GTTGTCGAATTGAGCAGCAAAAATGTTGAACTTGCTCTCCTCACAGAAGaagaattaaaatatatcgaCGAACAAGAAGTTAATTCATTG GTTGAAATAATTGATAATGAGaggacaaaaaaaaatgcccaaaatgaataa